In a genomic window of Aptenodytes patagonicus chromosome 24, bAptPat1.pri.cur, whole genome shotgun sequence:
- the LGI3 gene encoding leucine-rich repeat LGI family member 3 — translation MELRRGRRMLRGQLSLLLLFLTLAWLWLPAGCRRPPRPPPCPPSCSCTRDTAFCVDSKAVPRNLPPEVISLTMVNAAFTEIREAAFAHIPSLQFLLLNSNKFTLIGDNAFAGLSHLQYLFIENNDIQALSKATFRGLKSLTHLSLANNNLQTLPRDLFKPLDILSDLDLRGNTLACDCKIKWLVEWLESTNTTVPAVFCSSPGQFEGQRIRDLALGDFQCITTDFVVHQVLPFQSVSAEPFTYASDLYVALAQPGASSCAILKWDYVERKLRDFDRIPAHSAVHCKPIVAQNQLYVVVAQLFGGSYIYRWDTAVDKFIKIQDIDSQKTRKPNDIEAFQIEGDWYFVIADSSKAGSTSLYRLNQNGFYSHQALHAWHRDTDVEYVENDGKPRLIISSSSQAPVIYQWSRAQKQFTPQGEVGEMLDVQMVKHFRVKRDQFLCLSRYIGDSKVVRWEGQRFVELQTLPSRGSMVIQPFSVEQRQYLALGSDFSFTHVYLWEEEKQKFIKFQELSVQAPRAFRYVPAADVQLLLAPSFKANTLVYRHVVVDLSL, via the exons ATGGAGCTGCGGCGCGGGAGGAGGATGCTGAGGGGCcagctctctcttctcctcctcttcctcaccttgGCCTGGCTCTGGCTGCCGGCGGGGTGTCGgcggcccccccggccgcccccttGCCCCCCGAGCTGCTCCTGCACCCGGGACACAGCTTTCTGTGTGGACTCCAAGGCCGTGCCCAGGAACCTACCCCCCGAAGTCATCTCGCT GACGATGGTGAACGCAGCCTTCACGGAGATCCGAGAGGCAGCTTTCGCCCACATCCCCTCGCTGCAGTTCCT CCTGCTGAACTCCAACAAGTTCACGCTGATCGGGGACAACGCCTTCGCCGGCCTCTCGCATCTCCAGTACCT GTTCATCGAGAACAACGACATCCAGGCGCTCTCAAAGGCCACTTTCCGCGGGCTCAAGTCCCTGACCCACCT GTCCTTGGCCAACAACAACCTGCAGACGCTGCCCCGGGACCTCTTCAAGCCACTGGACATCCTGAGCGACCT GGACCTCCGGGGCAACACGCTGGCCTGCGACTGCAAGATCAAGTGGCTGgtggaatggctggagagcaccAACACCACGGTCCCCGCCGTCTTCTGCAGCAGCCCCGGGCAGTTCGAGGGCCAGCGGATCCGAGACCTGGCGCTTGGTGACTTCCAGTGCATCACCACGG ATTTCGTGGTGCACCAGGTCCTGCCCTTCCAGTCGGTTTCGGCTGAGCCCTTCACCTACGCCAGCGACCTGTACGTTGCCCTGGCACAGCCCGGCGCCAGCAGCTGCGCCATTCTCAAGTGGGACTACGTGGAGCGCAAGCTGCGCGACTTCGACCGCATCCCCG ctcaCTCGGCAGTGCACTGCAAGCCCATCGTGGCGCAGAACCAGCTGTACGTGGTGGTGGCCCAGCTCTTCGGGGGCTCCTACATCTACCGCTGGGACACCGCCGTGGACAAGTTCATCAAGATCCAGGACATCGACAGCCAAAAGACCCGCAAGCCCAACGACATCGAGGCCTTCCAGATCGAAGGCGACTGGTATTTTGTCATCGCCGACAGCTCCAAGGCGGGCTCCACCAGCCTCTACCGCCTCAACCAGAACGGCTTCTACTCCCACCAAGCCCTCCACGCCTGGCACCGCGACACCGACGTGGAATACGTGGAGAACGATGGCAAACCCCGGCTGATCATCTCCAGCAGCTCCCAAGCCCCCGTCATCTACCAGTGGAGCCGGGCGCAGAAGCAGTTCACGCCccagggggaggtgggggagatgCTGGACGTGCAGATGGTGAAGCACTTCAGGGTGAAGCGGGACCAATTCCTCTGCCTCAGCCGCTACATCGGTGACTCCAAGGTGGTGCGATGGGAAGGACAGCGCTTCGTTGAGCTCCAGACGCTGCCGTCCCGTGGCTCCATGGTGATTCAGCCCTTCTCGGTGGAGCAGCGGCAGTACCTGGCCCTGGGCAGTGACTTCTCCTTCACCCACGTCTACCTgtgggaagaggagaagcagaaatTCATCAAGTTTCAGGAGCTGTCGGTTCAGGCGCCGCGGGCTTTCCGCTACGTGCCGGCTGCCGATgtgcagctcctcctggctccTAGCTTCAAGGCCAACACGCTGGTCTACCGGCACGTGGTGGTGGACCTCAGCCTCTAG
- the LOC143170523 gene encoding surfactant protein C-like isoform X1 has protein sequence MESSVKQVVVEEPLDPEKGCCGSGCCSQVCCKPGCCCWPCTVCCSKCARCCVPRCCKCPSCPGCACIKRSLCFVPRLLCYLPRKLLSCHHLKCLLIVVVVVVLLVVIIAGALLMWLRADQRHADAVLRMGLQRGLAWEEDVAAFYLDGGDGNPATVIYDYKNLLVSYRSWLHRACYITHVDKDNIPGLDTIAETFQRRQTEERLAMPLADRSLLGTTASILCSIVPVYWA, from the exons atGGAGAGCAGCGTGAAGCAGGTGGTGGTTGAAGAGCCTCTG GACCCGGAGAAGGGCTGCTGCGGCTCCGGCTGCTGCTCCCAGGTATGCTGCAAgccgggctgctgctgctggccctgcacgGTTTGCTGTTCCAAATGCGCCCGGTGCTGCGTGCCCCGGTGCTGCAAAtgccccagctgccctggctgcgccTGCATCAAGCGGTCCCTGTGCTTCGTGCCTCGCCTGCTCTGCTACCTGCCCCGCAagctcctcagctgccaccacctcAAGTGCCTCCTCatcgtggtggtggtggtcgtcCTGCTGGTGGTCATCATCGCCGGCGCCCTGCTGATGTGGCTGCGCGCAGACCAGCGGCACGCCGACGCC GTCCTGCGGATGGGACTGCAGAGAGGACTGGCCTGGGAAGAGGATGTGGCCGCTTTCTACCTGGACGGCGGGGATGGAAACCCGGCCACGGTCATCTATGATTACAAGAAC CTGCTGGTGAGCTACAGATCCTGGCTCCACCGCGCCTGCTACATCACCCACGTGGACAAGGACAACATCCCAGGGCTGGACACCATCGCCGAGACCTTCCAGCGCCGGCAG ACTGAGGAGAGGCTCGCCATGCCCCTGGCCGATCGCTCCCTCCTGGGCACCACGGCGAGCATCCTCTGCAGCATCGTCCCTGTCTACTGGGCTTAG
- the SFTPC gene encoding surfactant protein C, with translation MDGSSKEALMEEAPPRYTASPRLPCIPHQLKCLLIVVVVVVILVVVIVAFLLLGLHITETHAETVLRMTIHGLDDEGTPQHLSMSKKERTGTFAVRDGLNASAMVVYDYSKLLVGYRSWHHRACYVTRVDKDNIPGLDTVTETFQRRQAEMKEAGDDAVPLADRSILGTTVNILCSTVPVYWA, from the exons ATGGACGGCAGCTCCAAAGAGGCACTGATGGAGGAGGCGCCTCCG AGGTACACGGcctccccccgcctgccctgcaTACCCCACCAGCTCAAGTGCCTCCTGatcgtggtggtggtggtggtcatCCTCGTGGTGGTCATCGtcgccttcctcctcctggggctgcacaTCACCGAGACGCACGCCGAAACG GTCTTGCGAATGACCATCCATGGCCTGGATGACGAAGGGACCCCCCAGCACCTCTCCATGAGCAAGAAGGAAAGGACTGGGACGTTTGCCGTGCGGGACGGGCTCAACGCCTCCGCCATGGTGGTGTACGACTACAGCAAG CTGCTGGTCGGCTACAGGTCCTGGCACCACCGCGCCTGCTACGTCACCCGCGTGGACAAGGACAACATCCCGGGGCTGGACACCGTCACCGAAACTTTCCAGCGCCGGCAG GCTGAGATGAAGGAGGCCGGGGATGACGCCGTGCCCCTGGCCGACCGCTCCATCCTGGGCACCACCGTTAACATCCTCTGCAGCACCGTCCCTGTCTACTGGGCGTAG
- the LOC143170523 gene encoding surfactant protein C-like isoform X2, with product MESSVKQVVVEEPLDPEKGCCGSGCCSQVCCKPGCCCWPCTVCCSKCARCCVPRCCKCPSCPGCACIKRSLCFVPRLLCYLPRKLLSCHHLKCLLIVVVVVVLLVVIIAGALLMWLRADQRHADARGLAWEEDVAAFYLDGGDGNPATVIYDYKNLLVSYRSWLHRACYITHVDKDNIPGLDTIAETFQRRQTEERLAMPLADRSLLGTTASILCSIVPVYWA from the exons atGGAGAGCAGCGTGAAGCAGGTGGTGGTTGAAGAGCCTCTG GACCCGGAGAAGGGCTGCTGCGGCTCCGGCTGCTGCTCCCAGGTATGCTGCAAgccgggctgctgctgctggccctgcacgGTTTGCTGTTCCAAATGCGCCCGGTGCTGCGTGCCCCGGTGCTGCAAAtgccccagctgccctggctgcgccTGCATCAAGCGGTCCCTGTGCTTCGTGCCTCGCCTGCTCTGCTACCTGCCCCGCAagctcctcagctgccaccacctcAAGTGCCTCCTCatcgtggtggtggtggtcgtcCTGCTGGTGGTCATCATCGCCGGCGCCCTGCTGATGTGGCTGCGCGCAGACCAGCGGCACGCCGACGCC AGAGGACTGGCCTGGGAAGAGGATGTGGCCGCTTTCTACCTGGACGGCGGGGATGGAAACCCGGCCACGGTCATCTATGATTACAAGAAC CTGCTGGTGAGCTACAGATCCTGGCTCCACCGCGCCTGCTACATCACCCACGTGGACAAGGACAACATCCCAGGGCTGGACACCATCGCCGAGACCTTCCAGCGCCGGCAG ACTGAGGAGAGGCTCGCCATGCCCCTGGCCGATCGCTCCCTCCTGGGCACCACGGCGAGCATCCTCTGCAGCATCGTCCCTGTCTACTGGGCTTAG